The Halomicronema hongdechloris C2206 genome includes a window with the following:
- a CDS encoding ZIP family metal transporter, with protein sequence MSIIVLGSLASLLAGLGTAVGALPVLLPIDIPNKIQGVLLGLGGGIMLAATSFSLLVPGTEAAIAQGHSTPMAALIIVLGVLLGSGLLWQAHNHFPHEHIFKGQEGPAAQNLTRIWLFVIAITLHNFPEGLAVGVGFGGGETASAFALALGIGLQNIPEGLVVAIALRNLHYSSRYALGVSTLTGLVEPIGGLLGVSVVSLAQSLLPWGMALAAGAMLFVIVDEIIPEIDEKSLGQSGTLGVMLGFVVMMFLDISLG encoded by the coding sequence ATGAGCATTATCGTTCTAGGATCTCTAGCCAGTCTGTTAGCTGGATTAGGCACAGCCGTCGGAGCATTGCCAGTATTGCTTCCTATCGACATTCCCAACAAGATTCAAGGAGTCCTACTGGGGCTAGGCGGCGGGATTATGCTAGCCGCCACCTCTTTCTCCTTGCTCGTGCCCGGGACTGAGGCCGCCATCGCCCAGGGCCATTCAACCCCCATGGCAGCTCTGATTATCGTGTTGGGTGTGTTATTAGGTAGTGGGCTCCTGTGGCAAGCCCATAACCACTTTCCCCACGAACATATCTTCAAAGGCCAGGAAGGCCCTGCGGCCCAAAACCTGACGCGCATCTGGCTATTTGTGATCGCCATTACTCTGCACAACTTTCCGGAAGGCCTAGCGGTTGGGGTGGGCTTTGGCGGCGGGGAGACCGCCAGCGCCTTCGCCTTGGCCCTTGGCATTGGTTTGCAGAACATTCCCGAGGGGCTTGTGGTGGCCATTGCCTTACGGAATTTGCACTACAGCTCCCGCTATGCTCTCGGTGTGTCTACGCTGACCGGATTGGTGGAGCCCATCGGCGGTCTCTTGGGAGTTAGCGTGGTCAGCCTAGCTCAATCTCTGCTGCCCTGGGGCATGGCCTTGGCTGCCGGAGCCATGTTGTTTGTGATCGTGGATGAAATCATTCCTGAAATAGACGAGAAAAGCCTAGGTCAGAGCGGTACCCTAGGCGTCATGCTTGGATTTGTGGTCATGATGTTTCTCGATATTTCCCTTGGGTAA
- the gorA gene encoding glutathione-disulfide reductase: MAYDFDLFVIGGGSGGIAAARRATEYGATVGIAEAGRLGGTCVNRGCVPKKLMVYASRFPESFEAATGYGWSAVDSTLDWSTLIKVVNDEVTRLNGIYQRMLDKAGVQLFRAYARFVDDHTLMVGEQKVTADKILVAVGGQPIKPDIPGIDHAITSDDVFHLPQQPQHLVVLGGGYIGCEFASVFHRLGSQVTQVIRADKILRGFDDELREQVQGDLIQQGVRLLTESKILSITKTEAGVDVCVRTQAGEEHVLADAVNLAATGRRPNLENLGLENTAVKVNQGAIATDAHSCTAADNIFAIGDCTDRINLTPVAIKEGRIFADAYFGGKPGTMNYTNVPSAVFTTPELGTVGLTEAEAIAQYGADDITVYRTRFRPMVYTLPDMPVKTLMKLVVQTSTDKVLGAHMVGDDAAEIIQGVAIAVKMGATKADFDATVAIHPTSAEEFVTLR; this comes from the coding sequence ATGGCCTACGATTTTGATCTATTCGTGATTGGTGGCGGTTCAGGGGGCATTGCCGCCGCTCGCCGAGCTACGGAGTACGGTGCGACAGTAGGAATTGCCGAAGCGGGACGTTTGGGGGGGACTTGCGTCAATCGCGGCTGCGTTCCCAAGAAGTTGATGGTCTATGCCTCTCGGTTTCCGGAATCGTTTGAGGCAGCCACTGGCTATGGCTGGAGTGCAGTCGATAGTACCTTAGATTGGTCTACCTTGATTAAGGTGGTCAATGACGAAGTCACCCGCCTCAATGGCATTTACCAACGCATGTTAGACAAGGCTGGCGTCCAGCTTTTCCGGGCCTATGCTCGCTTTGTGGATGACCATACCCTCATGGTTGGCGAACAGAAGGTCACGGCCGATAAGATTTTGGTGGCGGTTGGGGGGCAGCCGATTAAGCCAGATATTCCGGGTATAGACCATGCCATTACCTCTGACGATGTTTTCCATTTGCCCCAGCAACCGCAGCATCTAGTGGTGCTAGGGGGTGGTTATATTGGTTGTGAGTTTGCCAGTGTCTTCCATCGGTTGGGCTCTCAGGTAACGCAGGTGATTCGGGCCGATAAGATTTTGCGGGGCTTTGATGATGAGTTGCGGGAGCAAGTTCAGGGAGATTTGATTCAGCAGGGTGTGCGGCTCCTGACTGAGAGCAAGATTCTGAGCATTACCAAGACCGAAGCTGGGGTCGATGTCTGCGTCCGCACCCAGGCAGGAGAAGAGCATGTTTTGGCCGATGCAGTGAATCTAGCCGCTACAGGACGACGTCCTAATTTAGAGAATCTAGGACTGGAAAATACTGCTGTTAAGGTCAACCAGGGTGCGATCGCAACCGATGCCCATAGCTGCACCGCCGCCGATAATATTTTTGCCATTGGTGACTGTACCGATCGGATTAACCTCACCCCAGTCGCCATCAAGGAAGGCCGCATTTTTGCCGACGCTTATTTTGGTGGTAAGCCCGGCACCATGAACTACACCAACGTGCCCTCCGCCGTCTTCACCACCCCCGAACTGGGCACCGTTGGGCTCACTGAAGCCGAAGCCATCGCCCAGTATGGTGCCGATGACATCACCGTCTACCGCACTCGCTTTCGGCCCATGGTCTATACCCTGCCGGATATGCCAGTGAAAACACTGATGAAGCTGGTGGTGCAAACCTCTACGGACAAGGTTTTAGGAGCCCATATGGTAGGGGACGACGCCGCCGAAATCATCCAGGGAGTGGCTATTGCGGTGAAAATGGGCGCCACCAAGGCCGACTTCGATGCTACCGTGGCTATTCATCCCACCTCCGCCGAAGAATTCGTCACCCTGCGATAG
- the rimM gene encoding ribosome maturation factor RimM (Essential for efficient processing of 16S rRNA), whose protein sequence is MWLEVGKIVAPHGLQGEVRVYPNSDFPERFTQPGRRWVRHAGQDPPQPVDLRQGRFLNSKGLYVVRLAQVTTRQQAEALRHCQLLVPETERLPLEPGEFHVADLIGLEVRLLPAKTPIGRVVDVFSAGNDLLAVTLDQSSQPSAAEKPPSPVLIPFVEAIVPMVNLEQGWVEIDPPAGLLGS, encoded by the coding sequence ATGTGGCTTGAAGTCGGCAAAATTGTAGCACCCCACGGCCTGCAGGGAGAGGTGCGGGTATATCCCAATAGTGATTTTCCCGAGCGCTTCACCCAGCCCGGGCGACGCTGGGTGCGCCATGCCGGTCAGGATCCGCCTCAGCCCGTCGATCTGCGACAGGGACGCTTTCTCAACAGCAAGGGGCTGTATGTTGTCCGTCTGGCTCAGGTGACAACTCGGCAACAGGCCGAAGCCTTGCGCCACTGCCAGTTGCTGGTACCGGAGACCGAGCGCTTGCCCCTAGAACCTGGGGAGTTCCATGTGGCGGATTTGATTGGGTTAGAAGTTCGGTTGCTCCCGGCTAAGACCCCCATTGGTCGGGTTGTGGATGTGTTCTCAGCCGGTAATGACCTGCTGGCAGTGACACTGGATCAATCGAGCCAACCCTCGGCTGCTGAGAAACCGCCATCACCGGTGCTCATTCCCTTCGTCGAGGCGATCGTGCCCATGGTGAATTTAGAGCAGGGATGGGTCGAGATTGATCCTCCGGCTGGGCTGCTGGGCAGTTGA
- a CDS encoding CobW family GTP-binding protein, producing MTSVATPASPSSMDDIKRGLPVTIITGFLGSGKTTLLNHILSNQEGVKTAVLVNEFGEIGIDNDLLISTDDTDDTMVELSNGCICCTINNDLMDAVYKVLERQDQIDYLVVETTGLADPLPIALTFLGTELRDLTRLDSIVTVVDAENYSLDLFNSQAAYNQIAYGDIILLNKVDLVDEADLDLLEVKLREVKEGTRILRTTRSQVPLPLILSVGLFESDKYFAAEQAHDHEHHHHGHEHEHEHEHGHDHHDHSHCDHDHDHEHHHHGSDHLAIDGFASLSFASDKPFAIRKFQYFLDNQLPETVFRAKGILWFDESPKRHIFHLSGKRFSLDDDEWTGAPKNQIVLIGQNLDTETLRQQLEHCVCLPSSNRGQGFGK from the coding sequence ATGACATCAGTTGCCACCCCTGCTTCCCCCAGTTCCATGGACGATATCAAGCGTGGGCTACCGGTGACGATTATCACTGGTTTCCTGGGCAGCGGCAAAACCACCCTACTGAACCACATCCTCAGCAATCAAGAGGGAGTGAAGACCGCCGTCCTGGTAAACGAATTTGGAGAGATCGGCATTGACAACGACTTGCTGATCAGCACCGACGATACTGACGACACCATGGTGGAGCTGAGCAATGGTTGCATCTGCTGCACCATCAATAACGATTTAATGGACGCCGTCTATAAGGTGTTAGAACGGCAAGATCAGATTGACTACCTCGTGGTTGAGACCACTGGCTTGGCCGATCCCCTCCCCATTGCCCTTACCTTCCTGGGTACGGAACTGCGGGATCTGACCCGGCTAGATTCCATCGTCACTGTAGTGGATGCTGAAAATTACAGCCTGGATCTGTTCAATAGCCAAGCTGCCTACAACCAGATTGCCTACGGCGACATCATCTTGCTCAATAAGGTCGATCTTGTCGACGAAGCCGACCTGGATCTCCTAGAGGTGAAACTGCGTGAGGTTAAGGAAGGGACGCGGATTCTGCGCACCACCCGCTCTCAAGTGCCCTTACCGTTAATTCTTAGTGTGGGCCTGTTTGAGTCCGATAAGTACTTTGCAGCCGAGCAGGCCCATGATCATGAGCACCACCACCATGGGCACGAGCATGAGCACGAGCATGAGCATGGTCACGATCACCATGACCATAGTCACTGCGACCACGATCATGACCACGAACACCATCATCACGGCTCAGATCATCTCGCCATCGATGGCTTTGCCTCCTTGTCCTTTGCCAGTGACAAACCCTTTGCCATTCGCAAGTTTCAGTATTTTCTAGACAACCAATTACCCGAGACCGTCTTTCGGGCTAAAGGCATTCTCTGGTTTGATGAAAGCCCCAAACGGCACATCTTTCATCTCAGTGGCAAGCGATTTTCTCTAGATGACGATGAGTGGACAGGGGCGCCTAAGAATCAAATCGTGCTGATTGGCCAGAACTTAGATACGGAAACCCTGCGCCAGCAACTGGAACACTGTGTTTGCTTACCATCATCCAACCGCGGTCAAGGCTTCGGTAAATAG
- a CDS encoding valine--pyruvate transaminase — protein sequence MNPALTQFGDQMSHLTGVRAIMKDIIETLRGGKDRDFINLSAGNPVILPEVENLWRDCTADLMASSEYGEVVCRYGSSQGYEPFIEAVLADFNQRYGLSLTDRNILITPGSQALYFFAANALGGYTTEGNLREIVLPLSPDYTGYGGVSLVPEALRAYRPAIEIGKEPHRFKYRPDFQQLEINQNTGLVLFSRPCNPTGNVLTDEEVRRIAELAAPHNVPVLVDSAYAPPFPALNFTEMTPMFGSNIIHCISLSKAGLPGERLGVALGDAGVIQVLQSFQTNLCIHSSRYGQAIATRAIASGALADISETVIRPHYGNKFTILEETLDAAMPEVPWFLHRGEGSIFAWLWFQDLPISDWELYQALKAHGVIVVPGSPFFPGLRDDWEHTHQCIRMSLTASNDEIVTGLRHLAKVVQAVYQSAPAHHQPAAVH from the coding sequence ATGAATCCTGCCCTGACTCAATTCGGCGATCAGATGTCCCACCTGACCGGGGTGCGGGCCATCATGAAGGACATCATTGAGACCCTACGGGGGGGCAAGGATCGAGACTTTATTAATCTCAGTGCTGGCAATCCGGTGATTCTGCCTGAGGTAGAAAACCTGTGGCGAGACTGCACCGCCGATTTGATGGCGAGCTCAGAATATGGCGAGGTGGTCTGTCGCTATGGCTCTAGCCAGGGCTATGAGCCGTTTATCGAAGCGGTACTGGCTGATTTCAACCAACGCTATGGACTCTCTCTGACCGATCGCAACATTTTGATTACGCCGGGTAGTCAGGCTCTCTATTTCTTTGCAGCCAATGCCCTGGGAGGTTACACCACTGAGGGTAATCTCAGGGAAATCGTATTGCCCTTGAGCCCTGATTACACCGGTTACGGCGGTGTCTCTCTGGTGCCTGAGGCGCTGCGGGCCTATCGTCCAGCCATCGAAATTGGTAAGGAGCCTCATCGCTTCAAGTATCGCCCTGACTTCCAGCAGTTAGAAATCAATCAGAACACTGGGTTGGTCTTGTTTTCGCGGCCCTGTAATCCGACGGGCAATGTGCTTACCGATGAGGAGGTGCGGCGGATTGCGGAGCTGGCTGCTCCCCATAATGTGCCTGTGTTGGTGGATTCGGCCTATGCGCCGCCCTTTCCAGCCCTCAATTTCACCGAGATGACGCCGATGTTTGGCTCCAACATCATCCACTGCATTAGTCTCTCTAAGGCGGGTCTGCCGGGAGAGCGCCTTGGCGTTGCCTTAGGAGATGCCGGGGTGATCCAGGTACTGCAGTCTTTTCAGACTAATCTCTGCATCCATTCCTCTCGCTATGGTCAGGCTATTGCCACTCGTGCGATCGCATCGGGAGCCCTAGCCGACATTTCCGAAACGGTGATTCGGCCTCACTACGGCAATAAATTCACGATACTGGAGGAGACCCTAGATGCCGCCATGCCTGAGGTGCCTTGGTTCCTGCATCGGGGGGAAGGGTCCATATTTGCCTGGCTCTGGTTCCAGGACCTGCCCATCAGCGATTGGGAACTGTATCAGGCGTTGAAAGCCCATGGGGTGATTGTGGTTCCAGGCAGTCCCTTCTTCCCAGGGTTAAGAGACGATTGGGAGCATACTCATCAGTGCATTCGCATGAGCTTGACGGCCAGCAACGACGAAATTGTTACCGGGCTGAGGCACCTGGCCAAGGTGGTCCAGGCAGTCTATCAATCGGCCCCCGCCCACCATCAGCCTGCTGCTGTGCACTAG
- a CDS encoding peroxiredoxin, translated as MAVIERVPDVVFKTRVRDESVGGDNPFRWEDRTTGDIFSGKRVVVFSLPGAFTPTCSSNHLPRYEELYDEIKAQGIDEIICVSVNDAFVMYQWGKQQGVQKVFLLPDGNGEFTRKMGMLVEKSNLGFGMRSWRYSMVVNDGQIEKIFVEPHYGDNCPTDPYEVSDADTMLAYLKGAK; from the coding sequence ATGGCTGTCATTGAACGTGTGCCCGACGTTGTCTTTAAGACCCGAGTTCGCGACGAATCTGTCGGGGGAGACAACCCTTTCCGCTGGGAAGATAGGACCACAGGCGATATCTTTAGCGGTAAGCGTGTCGTCGTCTTTTCTCTGCCTGGGGCTTTTACGCCAACTTGCTCCTCTAACCACTTGCCCCGCTATGAAGAGCTTTACGATGAAATCAAGGCTCAGGGCATTGATGAGATCATCTGTGTTTCGGTCAATGATGCCTTCGTGATGTATCAGTGGGGCAAGCAGCAAGGAGTTCAGAAGGTCTTCCTGCTGCCCGATGGCAACGGCGAGTTCACCCGGAAGATGGGCATGTTGGTTGAAAAGTCCAACCTGGGCTTTGGTATGCGCTCTTGGCGCTACTCCATGGTGGTCAATGACGGTCAAATCGAGAAAATCTTCGTTGAGCCCCACTATGGCGATAATTGCCCCACCGATCCCTACGAAGTATCTGATGCCGACACCATGCTGGCTTACCTGAAAGGCGCTAAGTAG
- the dtd gene encoding D-aminoacyl-tRNA deacylase produces MRVVIQRVVAAQVSVGGEVVGAIGRGLALLVGITATDTSTELAWMVRKCLGLRVFPRPDQERWDQSVQDIEGELLVVSQFTLYGDCRKGRRPSFDRAAPPPQAKILYQQFVEQLRQSGLRVETGVFGAMMQLSIQNDGPVTLLLEREHDPG; encoded by the coding sequence ATGCGGGTGGTGATTCAGCGAGTCGTGGCGGCTCAGGTCTCCGTAGGTGGTGAGGTAGTGGGGGCGATTGGTCGAGGCTTAGCCCTGTTAGTCGGGATCACCGCCACGGATACCAGCACCGAACTCGCTTGGATGGTGCGCAAGTGTTTGGGCTTGCGGGTGTTTCCTCGCCCGGACCAGGAGCGCTGGGATCAATCTGTGCAGGACATCGAGGGTGAGCTTCTGGTAGTGAGTCAATTCACCCTCTATGGCGACTGCCGCAAGGGTCGGCGCCCCTCCTTCGATCGAGCTGCTCCGCCGCCCCAGGCCAAGATTCTGTATCAACAGTTTGTCGAGCAATTGCGTCAGAGCGGGCTGCGGGTAGAAACGGGAGTATTTGGGGCCATGATGCAGCTCTCTATCCAGAATGATGGACCCGTGACACTGCTACTAGAGCGGGAACATGATCCTGGCTAG
- the cysS gene encoding cysteine--tRNA ligase — MSLRLYNSLSRQKEVFQPLQAGRVTMYCCGVTVYDYCHLGHARSYIVWDTVRRYLMWRGYRVHYVQNFTDIDDKILNRAKTEHSSMQTVAERFTRAYFEDMARLNILEADDYTYATQTLDGIQRLIRELEQKGYAYAADGDVYYSVRKFPNYGKLSGRKLEDMQVGASGRVAATEGGPQKQDPFDFALWKQAKEGEPFWHSPWGPGRPGWHIECSAMVRDRMGDTIDIHVGGSDLIFPHHENEIAQSEAATGKPLARYWLHNGMVNVGGEKMSKSLGNFTTIRQLLDAPNSPDPMALRLFVLQAQYRKPLDFTADAIASASNSWATLKQGLLFGHHHGERLGWSDWPDPDFGNPAAMHIDPDSPAVQQFQAGMDDDINTPAAIAILFELAKDLRRAGNVITHTGQPDEDTGQLRQRWQTLVVLAQVLGLEAQPDASEATAQELSDQAIAALLQQRQAARQNKDFATADRIRDQLQAQGITLIDKPGGVTDWHR, encoded by the coding sequence ATGTCTTTACGTTTGTACAACAGTCTCAGCCGTCAAAAGGAAGTCTTTCAGCCGTTGCAAGCCGGGCGCGTGACCATGTATTGCTGTGGCGTGACGGTGTATGACTACTGCCATTTGGGCCATGCCCGCTCCTACATCGTCTGGGATACGGTGCGGCGCTACTTGATGTGGCGGGGATATCGGGTGCATTATGTGCAGAATTTCACTGATATCGACGATAAAATTCTGAACCGGGCCAAAACAGAGCATTCATCCATGCAAACGGTAGCGGAGCGATTTACCCGCGCCTATTTCGAAGACATGGCCCGGCTCAATATTTTAGAGGCCGATGACTATACCTACGCTACCCAAACCCTGGATGGCATCCAGCGGCTCATTCGGGAACTGGAGCAGAAGGGCTATGCCTATGCTGCTGATGGCGATGTGTACTACTCGGTACGGAAGTTTCCGAACTATGGCAAGTTGTCGGGTCGTAAGTTAGAGGATATGCAGGTGGGGGCCAGCGGCCGGGTAGCAGCGACTGAGGGGGGACCACAGAAGCAAGATCCCTTCGATTTTGCCCTGTGGAAGCAAGCCAAGGAGGGAGAACCCTTTTGGCACTCTCCTTGGGGGCCGGGGCGGCCGGGTTGGCATATTGAGTGCTCGGCCATGGTGCGCGATCGCATGGGAGACACCATCGATATTCACGTGGGCGGCTCGGATTTGATCTTTCCCCACCACGAAAATGAGATCGCCCAGTCGGAGGCGGCTACCGGCAAGCCGTTGGCTCGCTATTGGCTGCACAATGGCATGGTGAATGTCGGCGGCGAGAAGATGTCGAAGTCCTTGGGCAACTTCACCACGATTCGCCAGCTGCTGGATGCTCCCAATAGCCCTGATCCCATGGCGCTGCGGTTGTTTGTGCTGCAAGCTCAGTATCGCAAGCCCCTGGATTTTACCGCCGATGCGATCGCATCGGCCAGTAACAGCTGGGCCACTCTAAAACAGGGCCTATTGTTTGGCCATCACCACGGTGAGCGCCTGGGCTGGTCCGATTGGCCCGACCCTGACTTTGGCAACCCCGCTGCCATGCACATCGATCCAGACAGTCCTGCAGTACAGCAATTTCAGGCGGGCATGGACGATGACATCAATACCCCCGCCGCCATCGCCATTCTCTTTGAACTAGCCAAGGATCTACGGCGAGCCGGCAACGTCATCACCCATACGGGACAGCCCGACGAAGACACCGGTCAGCTACGGCAACGCTGGCAGACCCTGGTGGTACTAGCCCAAGTGCTGGGACTAGAAGCCCAGCCTGATGCGAGTGAGGCCACCGCCCAGGAGCTATCGGATCAGGCCATCGCTGCCCTGCTGCAGCAACGACAGGCAGCCCGCCAAAACAAAGACTTTGCCACCGCCGATCGCATCCGCGACCAACTACAAGCCCAAGGCATCACCCTAATCGATAAGCCGGGTGGCGTCACCGACTGGCACCGATGA
- a CDS encoding Fur family transcriptional regulator, translated as MGSQATDTIGQTLRQQGLRVTPQRYAVYANLLQRSDHPTVEQILTDLNRDLPISSQATVYSSLQALRQVGLVREVLLEEGISRYDANVDPHHHFRCRQCGCIKDIAWDALPALDLSQVPTDLSLESYEITIHGLCQVCQD; from the coding sequence ATGGGCAGCCAGGCAACCGATACCATTGGCCAAACATTGCGGCAGCAAGGGCTGCGGGTGACTCCCCAGCGCTATGCCGTCTATGCCAACCTGCTGCAGCGTTCTGACCACCCTACGGTGGAGCAGATCCTGACCGATCTCAATCGGGACTTGCCGATCTCATCCCAGGCTACGGTCTACAGCTCTCTACAGGCCCTACGACAAGTGGGTCTGGTGCGAGAAGTACTCTTAGAGGAAGGGATATCTCGCTACGACGCCAACGTAGACCCCCATCATCATTTCCGTTGCCGTCAGTGTGGTTGCATCAAGGATATTGCTTGGGACGCTCTGCCTGCCCTCGACTTGAGCCAGGTGCCTACAGATCTGAGTCTCGAGAGTTACGAGATCACCATCCATGGACTTTGTCAGGTCTGTCAGGATTAG